From one Trifolium pratense cultivar HEN17-A07 linkage group LG1, ARS_RC_1.1, whole genome shotgun sequence genomic stretch:
- the LOC123903827 gene encoding uncharacterized protein LOC123903827, whose product MKNPLEFPSVSGSIRNQFRSSYKWELVVTSSISRGRNVLNFPREYTRNCLMNSDRKIYLIDVSSGRVYNSKIFTSGQNKENKYVYSCWKQFVTENKLKFRDKVIFNATTGDNVIQVQILRRRRRSC is encoded by the exons atgaAAAATCCATTGGAATTTCCTTCCGTCAG CGGTTCCATAAGAAATCAATTTCGATCCTCATACAAGTGGGAATTGGTCGTTACTTCCTCAATCTCTAGGGGTAGAAATGTCCTG AATTTTCCCAGGGAATACACCAGAAATTGTTTAATGAACTCTGATAGGAAGATCTATCTTATTGATGTTTCATCTGGAAGAGTTTACAATTCAAAGATTTTTACTTCAGgtcaaaataaagaaaacaaatatgTTTACTCTTGTTGGAAGCAATTTGTGACTGAGAACAAGTTGAAGTTCAGAGATAAGGTTATCTTCAATGCCACCACCGGTGATAATGTTATCCAAGTCCAGATCCTGCGTCGTCGCCGTCGTTCATGTTAG